The sequence GACGAATAAATTCTCTCCTCCTTAAGAAATCGAGCCCACACACGCAGCAAGTGTGCGGAAGAAGAGAGGAAGAGTGCTTGGTGCGCTGATTGCGGAACGAATGTTTATATATGACAAAGTGACGCTGTCAATAGACAGAACCAAAAACTATTGCTgaaggaggggggggggggacgaAAAGCTTCAAGAAGGCATGGATTTTTGTTGGTGTATTCTGGTTTAGTCTCAAAACAAACTTATATGTGGAGTTAGAAGTGACAAAACGCTAAAAATTCCACGGCAAATCGTTGAGCAAAATATGCGAAgatgaaagttgaaaaattgttccaaCACGCTCACAGAGGACAAAAAGTTAACCTGCTCGTCGAGTGGGAGTGGAAATCAAATGAACGAACTCAGAATACATTGTTCTTCTTCGTCTGGTCATTCAAAGAATAATAAAAAGGTATGaacatgaattttcaaaaccatcGGTATACATATAAAATGAAACCTAGCAAAATGGTTAGTAATAAAATGCCAGGATTTTATGACAGTTACTTTGAAGTCAAACGTGcatcaaaatcaaaactatCACACTGAATTAAATAACAACTAGCCaatcttgaaattaaaaattggaaaatcttcATTAACTGAATAACTGACTAACTTCATAACTGAATGTCTTGGATAGTTTCCATGAAACTTCAAATAATTCGAAAACAAgtgattaattttaaaaaaacgcgGGTGGTCTTCAAGGTGGGCTCGCGAAATTCCCACCATTACTTTGCTGACGTCATTCTATTAATCACACAggaatttcttctaaaaaaactaaatattccTAAAACATCAGCTTCTGTCAagataaactgaaaaataacatgTTCActgaagaattttcaaaagagaaACATGAAAGGcgaaaaaggaaacaaaattCACATGTTCTCAATGTTTGgagatgttttttttagagCGGCGAATATAAAACTGCAGttgtaaagaaaaaatggCAAGTTCATGAAAGGCTGGCTAACTTTAAAATATGACcaatgaatttcaaataataaatatatttcaaacaGATTCGAAAACTGGATATTACAAAATTGATATAATTTCTAAGAAGCATTTTCAAGATATgcaacatttcaaaagttatcCAGTGTTTGAAGAGAGGCCcgtataaataaataattaaaattcttcttgattccaagaaaaaagcaacaaaaaaatttactggCAGTGAAGTCCTACTGCTCACCACCGGCACCATCCTGGGAAAGTGTCTCTCAAGAATCGTTCAAGATACATCAGATggaaagaaaacattaaagAGGTTGTACGATGAGAAGCAGAAAGTTCACACGCCTAAAATTGCCGTTGGGAATAACGATGGTGGTAGGTCCTCCCGGACAAGTGAAGAAAAAGGAAGGGAGCAAAAAGCAAATCTACTTGTTAGAAAACTGATTTCTCAACGCACTCCGGCTAAACTGTGCCGGCGGCGGCATTCTTAATAGATTGCCAAGATGCATATCTCAATACGTATCGCCATTTGACGTTTTGGGGACAAGAGCATGAGGCTTATCCTCGGCATCCTCATGAACTGGACGATGCCGTTGGTGTCTGTGCTCACCGCTACGTCTCGGGTTTCAGATTCAGATATCGAATACACGCTTTTACACACTcttcgaattttgaatatatctTTATGGAGAACGAAGATGATGAGTAAATACTTTTGGCATTTGCCTCCGTCCCACCACATCGATCTTTCGATGCAGTTTTCTTCAGTTTTGGTTTCAGATTACTCACAGATTTGGCAACAATAAACAACATTTGTTTCGGCTTGAACAGTTGCTTAGTTCAAGgctgaacattgaaaaatgtgaaaactttGAGCATCATGTGCCTTCTTCTTGTTTTATATCACATTTggtttaaacaaaataaagcATGACAGCATGTTTAACGTATAACATAAACATGAGAACGGTGCAGTAAATCCGAATGTGTTTCACAATGCGTTGTAATAGAAACTAtcatgaaacaattttcaaaatgtctttACCAAACTTTCAATATTGGTTCAACATGCATAACAAACATTCGATTGTTCTCTGGAACTGTACGgctcattttaaaatatccaaTAGCTGGAAGTTGACCGGTTTGGACAAACTTGATTTGATAATTTAAGACttaatataaatataaatagaTCGGGTGTTATGCttatatatttataaattcaCTCTGTTCCAAAATGAATAATTGTCCAGAACTTCCACAGATTCTGGTGCGTCACCTTCTATGTTTTGAAGTTGTATCTCTATTTGTGTTTAGTCAGATCAATTtctttgtgtattttttgttgatgaaTATGTCGCAATTCATCGTGATTTTTTTGACTTGATATGTCTTACCCTATCATCAGTTTTCCCATTATGTATATATGAAACAAATTCAAGGTTTGGGTGTTCCAATGTAACACTGATCGAGACTGCAAAAGATATGTCAGCGGTTAAAGCTTTAAACATCGGAagcaatcaaattttttatacattaattggaaaattctgcGAAATTTTCAAGGGGTTTGTCTGTAATtatctttttaaaatgtgcTAAATTGCCCGGACAACACATAACAGCGTCAAATACACAAAGCTTGATGCTTAAAAATTCTAGCATGTATTTGATTGACATCCTtgcttgtaattttttcattattaataTATGTTAAAAATAGAGGTACATTGAATAGAAGCCTGTATTAATGTACTGACAGGTTTTTAGAAATCTTTTTTGGCGGAACCATTCAGGAGGAAACCGTTAACAGGTGAtaggaaaaaacattttatttgacttCACTCCAAATTTGAAGCATTGTTACAACTTCCTTCAACAGATTCTAAACAGGAAAatgtattctcaaaaaaaaactatccgCAGAATTCATAAAGATCCCGAAAGAACTGGAataatcagttttttaaaaatgtataaccTTCCATGTTCGAGTTTAATGTCAAATACCTATATGGTTAAAATAGTAGTAATAATAATACTCATAATACAGGGTGGTCTATGATTATGGCGACCACTTTAGGGCACTGTAACTTTGTTATGGACAGTAAGCAAAACAAGCGAATATACAcgtttttttggttaaaaaaatcgagCATAATGACATATAAAACTTAACATTTATAACCACCTACAGCCGCACAGAACACAAGACACTCAAAAATCCAAACGACTGTAGCGCACAAGAAGGCTCGAATTAGCTTATTggagattttttaatgagattCTTTGAGTAATATTATCTGTTATGAAAATCGACTCAGTATGGTGGAGCTCCACTCCACCAGACACGATAGAATTGAAGCTCAATTGAAACTAATGTATAAACCTCTCAGGTACCTCTCATTTTTCTTAGACAATAGTTAGACAATTTGTTACTTTCTCTAGTTCAAATAGGCACCCAATGATTTTAGTTAGGAAGGACAAATGCTCCACGCATTTCTTTGCTCATATCATCCCAGTCTGGaacaatttgttcaaaaatgttacgGTTTTTATATCCCCATATCAGTTCTGTGAATTTATTGATCTCAACATCCCCCGGATATAACTACACTTTTACCTCCGTTTTCGTCTTTCTCCCCGTTTCACCTGTTCCCTATTATCCTTTTTTTTACTCTTACTCAAGTTGAACTCTTTTAGGGTTCGTCTCGTTTTAATTGTTTATTGCTCTTCTTTTAGTTaaataaactcaaattcaattcaatcaTGATTATCATGATCCCATAAGCGCAGCAGGAGACATTGGACTCTAAACCTCCTCTAAAATGGAGGAAAATTATAGATTCCCAATGTTGTAAGGCGCTCAATACTTTCAAAGATGAAGGAAGTTTTATGGGAATTGACATAACGACAGAAAATATTGTgaacttccaaaaataaataaattttaaaactttcgtaAAAGGGTAACCCCATAAATCAAGTTTTTGCACGAGTGCAGCAGGTCGCCATAATTATGGACCACCCTGTATACATATATTTATATAATTCATTCTAGATGCAATAATTATTCAATGCAGTTGAAAATGGTAGGagttaatgaaaaataattttaaaacactaTGTACATTTTCATTATTACCTATTTCATTATTACCCCATTAATTTTCATAATGTAGTTTCCATGAACGTGAttagtttttcataaattcttaactaaaaaaaaatattaatttttaaaaaagtggtttTCAGCAAACTTATATTTTCAACACAAATAGTTTCGAAGAAttcctcattttcaatttagatgttgacatttttcaatccTAAAACTATATCAGTTTATGAATGATAGAATTCTTTATTGTACATAATACGATTATTGATAAAAacagtttcaataaaatcatataaaatattCATTGAATTGTAACTTTTTGGATTCCCTTCGAAATGCCAGAAGCGCTGCTATCACCATCTTTTCCACATACACATTTGTTTTCGTTTTCCTGTTTATGAACAGGTGCCATGTAAAGAACCACAGGACGATCTTGTGTtctaatctgaaaaaaatatatagtcTATGAAGAAATACCTCGAAGATCAGAATAATTTGATTTGATATATTTTATGCCTGGAACAaccgttgaaaatttttttaaattgaagtaATCATTTAATAAAGCGctacgaatttttcaaaataattacacTTCGGAATATTGGAAtgtccattttcaaaataatatatttctcCATCAATTTTGTTgcataatgttttatttaataatttaagtGCCAGGCATCTGGTGTATTTTTTACaggaataatttcaaaattttttaactagattaaaaataaattaggcttttaaaatttgttttcttaaaattcgatttattcCGCATAACAACCGTGTTAGATTTAAGCGTATGCTGAAAGTGGTTTTCTAGTTCAGAGTACTAGAATATTTTATCttagaaaaatattgcttACCGTTGCAGGCATATCTGGTGTTGTTGTAATTAGTGGTAGAGTATTATCTTTATGTGATTCATGAAACATATCCATACAATATTCATGATGATCCTCGTCATCAATTGGCATTGTAGAAACCATTACGTTAGTCATGATGACGTGAAAGCTGCAAGAGGGAGAATAAAACGGGAAATGAAGGGTAAAGCAAGTAAATGAAGTGACAGAAACAGGAGGAAATTCAGCAAACTCGTTTTGTGGGCGGACCACTCAATTAGAAGCCACAGGAGGGGCTCAACTGGAATCTTTCCAACTTTCGGTACGTAACCCATTAATGGAATAGCGacgtgaaaaagaaaaaaatgaaaagggaAAAAGTTAAACACAATAAAATATGATGATTCAGATGatgcactgaaaaatgaaacatggGTTTCTGAAGAGGGCAGAAAgcacaaaaaagaagaaaaacgagTAATACTTTGGTCGGTCGACATTTTCGCTATCTTACTGCATTGTGCACAATTTTCCGCTCAATTCACCAGGGAAACTGaaaagagttttgaaaattttttgacctaatttttCATGCCTAGAGAGGGGACAAAGATTCGTTCGAAATGCTTCTCATTTTGTTCTGAATCGGGATTTCGTTGCTCTGTCTCTTTGCTTTTCAGCCGTTCGCCTTGTATTTTAAGCAAATTTTTCAGCGTAAATTATTTTGCGGCAATTTACAAAAGGCAAGAGAAGCCTTCATAAAATATGGAAAACAGCATGGAATATAGGGGTGTagtattcagaaaaaataggaatttgGATTTAGTAACAAcattttgggggaaaatttTGTGTGTATGTTGATCGTaccgtttttttaaagaaaaagaacgaatgctttaagaaaataatatttaattttttaaaataaactattttccaaatgcttttgttttcaatactaaaaataatattttccatatttttcaaactttaaggGAACTACTAAAAGTGCTCAAAATTATTCATGCAATTTAAAACTACAGACTTCAAAAATGTGATGGAAATCCTGAACGTTACGTCAAAGATATACTAAGTGAGAATTGTTTTGAACTGGACACATCAGTCACTGAAAAAGTGGGAGGCGTTTTGGacaaaagtagtgaaaaaaagaaagccaCCGAGGTTGGTGTATATTGGCTGTCTCCACGAACTTGGTTGCCGTCCACTGATTCCCAATGGAATTATGTGGCAGCCCAATGGCTGATCAGTTGCACACATGACAAGTTTTTGCTCCAGAACAGACGTCGACGTCGTTGTCCGAAAAAGCTATGTTGaaccatgaaaaaaaaaacggcgtTTCATTTTGGTTTGAACGACTAACAAAGTTACACTTCTATAGGACAAATGGCTGAGCAATTCGTAGGATGACAAGATGCGATCAGCTTAGAATGAACAAATATGTGAATGTTATACACTATCATCTGACACAAAATGAAATGACGTTAGGCGTCGCGTCTGAGGGGCCACAAAAGACAAAACGTTTGTTTTTCGTTGTTTCGGGCGGCAGGCCCAAGTGTGTATGTATATGTGTAGAATGGTCGGTTTTTGTGTGGCCATGTCTATTTCTGGCAAAAAGTCACggcaaaaaactaaatttagaAGCAACAAAGAAGAACTAGAAACTGGAGCAACGAGaaactaagaaaaatttgcgaaacatttgaaaaaagagaagaagaataagaaaacGCCTGACCGGATGTCACACAACCCACTGTTGAATCAGATAGAAAAACGACTAAGTTGGAAATAAGTTTTGCTGGACTCCAGAACATTTGAACTTAACAAACCGCGCTGGAACtgcgcaaaaaaaataattctctgaattttttttgaatttcagttttgaaagagagcagatctacaaaaaaacttaatcattaatattttatttttaagaaaattttaaactttgaaaataatataatgtGGCAATTTATAACGTACTGTTTTTCACATCGGTTGAGTCTAGTATATGTTGCATCAAATGCCTTTTCAGGGTTTTTGTCAACTTTAGAGATTTGAAAGAGGGTAGACATTCtgaaagtcaatttttacccaaaatctgaaaatttgattgaaaaaaaaacaaatttgggATTATTTTCACTAAATCTCAATGTAGTGAAAAACTAGACTGAAAAGTTtaatatccaaatttttccgcTTCAAAGTGTTTCTCctcagaatattttttgtagtgactttttttaaacatcatCTTTCAAATTAGAATATTTCGTGTCCCTACAGGGATGTGCATAGTTTGTGTCTATGTGCAAAGACCGAGGTGACAGTACGGGCGGGTAGGCAATTTTCTGCCTATTTAAACAAATGTCCctttaaacaagaaaaactttcaaagttaAGCACAAAAACATCGTTTTTATGGACCAAAGTTTGAGAACTTGTTTATCAGGAAGTTGAAAGAATAATGGGGTATAATATACTGCAAGTTTCTTGCAAATAACTAACTgaacttcaaactttttctgttAGAATTTTCACATTGTACACATTGTACATTGTACAATTctgatttcgaaaatttaaaatttattgaaatccaaagatttgaaattttcagaaagtgagAACAACAAGTATACGACAATAAATAATTGTGATTGACTAttcattgaatatttttactttCGGGAAAATGATgagtgagaaaaaatgaaatgcaagtgtatgaaaattgtgtcttatattgaaaattaactttttagaaatttcaagacTAGCGATTCGATCTAAACAAGTGAAATGGGAAATGGAATCGGAGTGGAAGTGTGGGAAGACGAATCGGATTTCTCAGAAATTGTAGACGTAACAAGTTGGCTACCATCTTCACTGGTTGAAGAGTCATGGCTGTAGAGGCAGTCCTTCTTTTTTCGCATCAAATTTCTTTCTTTAACCTGCAAAATTATATTGAGTTCAAATAATGACTCAGAAAAATAACCTTATACTCAAGAGTGGAGTGAGGAACACCAAAAAAGCTACCCGCTCGATGAACAGTCATTTCCCCTCGACGGACACTTCTCACAGCTTCGTCCAGAGCATTTTTGTCATATTTTCTGAAGTTGGTCGGGTTTAAAGATAAATCAATGCAAATTTCAGGTCGAACCTATATTGTCCTCTCTTCGGCCTGCTCCTCTTCCACTCCTCATTTCCATGCATTTTCTGAGACTTCTCCGAAATCGGCGTAGGAGTATGGGTATCAACGTTAGAAATGTTTGCACTATCCACTGGGACCACATTTCCTTGAGTTTTGAACAAGTTCTGCCAGATAGACTCAAGCCACTTGGGGTCCAAGGGGGAACACGACTTCTGAAAAGTGATTGCTACGTCAGCAAAAATGAGCTTTCACAGAGAATGTTTCAAACTCTGACAAGTAAATAAGAGCCGTcgtttgaaattcagaaaaattttttaaggaattcttgaaatcttgaaatataccgaaaatcgtgaaaaatacaaaagtgaTTTAAAACTAATAGTTGGACAGCGACGTAAAGCAATTATATAATTTCCTtgtacaaaaatattattttacttAAAATTCAATAGGGCATTTTAAGAGTTACCTTGTCAGACATCTCCGGCGTCTCACCGGTCCCTTCTAAACTGCTATTTGTGCTGTCAGGTGAGCTTGGGCACATTGAGGCATGAGGTGAAGATGAGGATGAGTCAGATTGATTGCCGAACGCGTCCAATAAAGCAGCCGCCGCCGTCGCCTCAACACATCTTTTTTGCTCCGCTTCGGCTCGTCGCGCCGCTATTTTTCCACGGCGAACTTTTGATGGGATTGCCCCTTCCGCTTCGAGcttataaattttgtttcgtAGAGTTGATCGAGGAATACCGTATACCACAGATGCCCTAtaataaaagaaatttataTTGATTTGGGAAGCGAAACGGAAAAGAAACTAGCCTTCTTGTTCCAAGTTTTCCTTGTCGAATGTCCTCCACTGCTTGGGTCAAATCCTCCACAGTGTAGTTTCTCCTCAAAATATTCGATTTGTTTAACGATTCATCTActggtctgaaaattgaatatgttcaaaaatatagttCAAGTATTTAACCTACTTTTCTGGTGCAACCGATTCATCATCTTCACTTTTCGTCACGCTGttgaaaactccaattttctgGAGCATATTCATTGTCTAAAATTAATTAGTGTGCAACAATGTTTTCGACACACTTCAACTCACCTTATTACTCAAATCCAGAGGATTTTCCGTGACAAGACTGCAAGCCAAAGCCGCGTATTGCAAATGAGGTTGAAGTTGTGCGTTTTGAAATTGGAGCCAGAAATTGATAGCCCACGGGTTTTGCAATAATTGTGGCAGTACACCCTCGTTGATTTCTGGAATAAcaattaattacaaaaaaaaattcatatattAATGAATCGTTTAAagaattattggaaaatgttctGACAAAGAAACATACGTCGTTCCAatccaaagttttgaaaatcatttccaGTTGGTAATGTTGACGATGGTGAGT comes from Caenorhabditis elegans chromosome X and encodes:
- the mbr-1 gene encoding Mblk-1-related factor 1 (Confirmed by transcript evidence) — translated: MNSEPKPGLAMSSHFMGTDNQDQYKGTYAMNRLSIANLLNSPSSTLPTGNDFQNFGLERQINEGVLPQLLQNPWAINFWLQFQNAQLQPHLQYAALACSLVTENPLDLSNKTMNMLQKIGVFNSVTKSEDDESVAPEKPVDESLNKSNILRRNYTVEDLTQAVEDIRQGKLGTRRASVVYGIPRSTLRNKIYKLEAEGAIPSKVRRGKIAARRAEAEQKRCVEATAAAALLDAFGNQSDSSSSSPHASMCPSSPDSTNSSLEGTGETPEMSDKKSCSPLDPKWLESIWQNLFKTQGNVVPVDSANISNVDTHTPTPISEKSQKMHGNEEWKRSRPKRGQYRKYDKNALDEAVRSVRRGEMTVHRAGSFFGVPHSTLEYKVKERNLMRKKKDCLYSHDSSTSEDGSQLVTSTISEKSDSSSHTSTPIPFPISLV
- the T01C1.4 gene encoding Ovule protein (Confirmed by transcript evidence); the encoded protein is MTNVMVSTMPIDDEDHHEYCMDMFHESHKDNTLPLITTTPDMPATIRTQDRPVVLYMAPVHKQENENKCVCGKDGDSSASGISKGIQKVTIQ